Within Ascochyta rabiei chromosome 4, complete sequence, the genomic segment GGTCAAGGTCCAGGTGTCAGAAAGAAGAAGACTGAATGAACCAAGTGTCGTGTGGGTGAGGAAAGAGCAGAAAAGGGTGACAACGGCAAGGCTTATGAACACCACGATCTTGGCGCCCACGAGACGCTGAACCTTGCCAGAGCGCAGACGGCGATTCTGCCAGATGTTTGTGCTTTCATCGCTCGCAGACGGCATGGAGGTACTCATGGTGAGGCTTCTCGGCGGCCGAGCTGGGTCGAACGAGAGACCAAGACCTCCTCCACAGCTCACGAGCACACGAGAACGACAACAGCAGTAGAAGTGAGGCCCACGTCATTTGAAAGCGGCTGTCGAGCTCTACAAACTCGTACCTTTACAGCTGCCAATCGACAAAGGGGGCCAGCGTGCACTCGAGTTGCAAGGCTGCTCTAGAGGTTGGTGTTCCTCAACACCACGATATCTGGACAGGTGGGGCTATCGTTTTCCAGCGTGGCTGCCCACGTCACCGCCCGCAAGAACTGGCAAGAGCCAGCGAAGGCGGCACCGGGCAGGATACAGCTGGGAGCGGACACGCTTCATAGTGAAGTTGCGAGCAGAGCACGTAGGTGTGCGCCTCCAGCGAGCTCCCAAGGCTGCTGGGGACAGTATGTGTACTGTTGCTGGGGTGCTCAATCGAGTGTTTTGGACGGCACGATAGATCTGGTGGCTTTTGCATTGCCTGTCCTCGGCCAACAACATACGAGTCGAAAGCAGGCTGGAGATCCGCTTTATGAACACGGACAACTTCAAGGCGCGAAGGAAACCAAAAGAGGGGTTCACAAGCCGGAAAGCTACCAGTAGCACTTTCAACTGTATCAGTTCGGTCAAGCTTTCTTCAGACATGTTTATTCCAGCAGTCAGAGTTGACCGCTTACGCTACAGTATGCTGCAAGGGTATCATAATCACGTCGACCATCAAACGGCCCCCCCGTGTCCCTACTTTTTACCCAGGGCATCCGGGTCTCCTTGAAACATCCACTTGTCCTCGTCCAGGCTCGCCACCTTCTTTGTCAAGCTCGACTTCAACGCAGCCTTGACCCCTGCTTCCACAGCTTCCCTGTCCCAGTGCGCATTCTGCTGGCCATACAGCTCGATCATCTGATTCTCTTGCTCTGCCTTTGGTCAGCGCGGTATTCATGACGACTCGGACGCGCTTGATTGCAGAAACACACCAGTCTCTTCATCCGTTTCCCTCGCATTGCCCAGCCCCAGTGCCATGTGCTTGTACACCGTCTGCGGCGCAAACAGTGCGTATTCGCCGTCTGGTGTCCGCTCGACGAGCTCGTCCTCCATGGGCTGCTGGAAGATGGTAGCCGTATCTGGGCGTACGGCAGTTGGGTTTTGTCTTCTTGAGCTTTGGAAAAGGTTGCGACGGGCACCGGGAGGGGGACGGACGGCGCGGGGGTGGTCCATCATAGGGCGTGCGTGTGGACGCGATCGATGACTGAAACGTGGGGCCACGAGTCCGGAGACAAGATCATGTGAGTGTGCCAGGGCCGAGAGTCAAAGTGGCTCGTGGACAGATGTGTGGTTGCGGTGAGGTTTTGTTGTGTACTTCGTACCTGCCCATGCGGGGCCGCCGGAGGTCTTGCGGGGAAGGCGGAGGAGCCAGGAGAGCCAGGAGCTCTGTCGAGCCTCAAGCCCAGTGACGACACGCGCAGCGACAGGCGCGCCAACACCAAACCTCGAGCCAACGTGCACATCTCCTTACGCGCCAAAACTCGGCATCGCCACCGGAAGACCACGATCAAGACTCGTTCCACCAGCCGTCAGACGTGCCAACTGATGAGACGCCCCAATTGCTTGACCAGACAATTCGACTACAGCAAGCCATCACGGAAAGCGCACACGCCTTTTCTCTCCATGGCAGACTCTACGCAAAGTCCAGCTCCTTCAACACTACCGAAACCACTCAGCCCTGCGCGAGAAGACGAAAGCAACTCCCCCCCGCGCAAGCGACCAAGGACCAAAGCTCCACCACGGATGGCCACGTCGAACCCAGCGGTCGTAGATTTCGCACGCGAGCCCTCACCCCCAGCGCTCCCTCGAGATACATCCACCTACTCTTCCGAAGTCTACCGCTTCCCTATACAGCCCTTGAGCCGCTTCCAGGGTGCCTCGGCGAGCATAAAGCGCCCACGTGAAGTCGCACACTTCTCCTACGACGACAACCACGAGTACCGAGATGACGAGTCGAGCATCAACTACTACATACCGCCCCCCGTGGGCGCAGACCTAAAGGAGGGCTTCGATACATTCAATCACTACGAAGACAAGGAAGATCCACACCTTGACAGCCTGCTCAGAGCGCTGATCCACAAGGAGAGCAAGCACGTGGAAGAGAGCCCGGTCAAAGCAGACTTTGCGACGTGGAGAGGCATGATGACAAAAGTGAGTTGACGGCGCCCAGCACCCGAGGCAACGAGGTGAGCAAGATGTTTCTCCTGCCCTCGTCTGCACCTCAAGCACCTACTTACCCACCACAGATCATGACTGCCCCCTACGACAACTTCGCCGAGTTCAACATGTTCGCAACCCTCCACGACGGCACAATCTACATGGAAGAAGACTTCGCCGCCCGCGCCGCCTCGCGTGCCGCAGAGTCCTCCCGCCCACCACCGCGACACCAACACCCAGACCAGCAATCGCAAGCTATGATGGCCTACTGGGGCTACAAGTTTGAAACCCTGTCCCTCATTCCCACCCCACCAGCCACCACCCCGCCCGACCAGATCCGCAAACATCAGCAATCCACTACTTCAAACCACGCCCAACACTGCTCCATCGTGCACACCTCCTTCGGCCCACACTCGCTCCTCCTCGGCGGCGAAGTCGACGGCCTGCTTGCGCCAAAGCCCATCAACTCGGACACGCCCATCCCCTGGGTCGAGCTGAAGACAGCCGAAGAACTCCCTCCCCCAGCGCGGCAACAGCACCGCGACGTAATCAAATTCGAGCGCAAGCTGCTCAAGTTCTGGGCCCAGAGCTTCCTGCTCGGCGTCCCCAAGATCGTCGTCGGGTTCCGCAGCAAAAGCGGGATACTCAGGGGCTTGCAGACGTTCAACACGCATGAACTGCCGGGTATGGTCAGGAGGGGCACGGCGTGTTGGGATGGGAATGTGTGTATCAATTTCGCTGCGGAGTTTCTGGCCTGGTTGAAAGAGACGGTCAAGGAGGGCGGAGTGTATAGCGTTGTGTTGAGGAAGAAGGGCGGGGTTATCGAAGTGAGGAGGGTGGGAGACGGAACGGGAGGGATCGTTAGTGAAGAGTATTTGGCTTGGAGGAAGAAGCAGGAAAGTCGAGACCACCGGGGAGGAGGCGAGCAGCAAGCGACAGCGACGACCAAAGACGACGAGCCAAAGGCAGAGTTGCCTGTCTGAGCCTCTTCGATCAATAGATACCCACTCCACCACAAACTCAAAACCTGCATTACCGCAACACTACCCCTTGCCTGTCCCTTGTCAGTTCCTACCCAACCCAAACCGACTCCCCAGCGTCCCAAACCGCTCACTCGGCGCACTCTTCGTCGGACTCTGCGCGGCAACCTGCGCGCCCTCCTGGCACTTCTCCAGCAGAATCGCGCCCTTGAGCTGATCCACCTTGCCGTACTTTTTATTCCTCTGACTGATATCGTAGAACTCGAGGCCATCGTCCGTGCCCATGAGCGCAACCGTCTGCGTCAGCTCATCGAGGTTCTCCATCAGGATTGGGTTGCCGAGGCTCTCGACAAAGGAGACGAGGTACTGCGTGTCGGTCGCGAGCGAGGCGACGGCAGAGGGCGTGATGCGCTTGACCGACTCGTCGAGGGTGAGGGCCAGGATGGCGGTCGAGGCGTGCGATAGGGCGTCGAAGTAGATGAATTCCTTGACGTCGGTGGGGAGCGCTAGCAGCACCGAGCTCATGATGTTGCTCAGGTAGCGTGTCAGCTCGAGCATGTACTCGCTTGGCTCGGTGGCGGGCTTGCTGGCCATCCAGTCGTACTCGGCCGTCTCGATCAGGTCGTCGATCTTGGAGTTGACGAGCTCGAAGATGCGGTCGCTAGCCTGGCGCTTCGCTTTTGAGAACTTGTCTGTCGCGGATAGGATGATGGGAGAGGCAGAAGACGGCGAGCTGCGGGCCTGGAAGAGCAGGTCTTGAAGCTCGACGCAAGCGGTCTCAAAGTGCTCGAGGTTGGTGAGGATCTGCACGATTTGACCGGGGTATTGAGAGGAGAGGCGGTCGATAAGAGATTGGCAGACTTTCTGGCAGAGGAGGTCGTCGAGCGCCGTGCGAAGAGTCTCGTCAATAATGGTTGACTTTTGGAAATAGTCGtcagagaagaggtagatcTGGTTCAAGAAGTTTCGGATGTCGATACAGCAGAGTGGGTACATCTGAGAAAAGGGAAGAACGCAAGGGAACGTGAGCTCCTCGGGGCTCTTGTCGGGCGTGTACCAGCTCACAGAGACGACCTTGTCGTATTCTTCGTGGCTGTTGATGGGCATGGGCATGTAGTCGTCAGTCTGGACGATCTCAAGGAAGTCATCGCTGAATCGTTGCTTCAGGAGTTCCGAGTACTTGGAGAACAGTGTCAGTAGTAGGTCGTTCATAGCTGCGACGGAGTAGCCAATTTTCTAGACATTGTCAGCAGATGTAGGAGTAAATGTAGTATATGCACTTGCCTCCATGGTGAGCATGAACAGTGCTATCCGACCCTTGATCTTTAGTAGCAGCTCATCGCTCTCGATCGTGGGCAGCGACTCTGTAATAAGTTTGATAGCGCTTTGACACATCGAGTCCCAGAGTTCATCAACCTGCCGGTATTAGCGCTCTGCATTCATCCCCCCAAACCCGTATACTCACGTCAGCCTGCTGTCGTAGATTTGTCGTCTTCGCCATGGTCGCCTTCTCGATAATTGCAAACCCCGCAATGCTCTCCAGGAGACTGCTGAGGTCGTCGCACTCGTCCTGTAGCAGGTTGAGTTTGCTGGGGATGATCAAGTCTTTCTGCGTCCGCCTGTCTGCAGCGTACTCGGCTTTGAATTGGTCACTCTTCCCAAGCGTTTCATTGATGTGCATAGCTTCGAACAGCGGGGAGAAGTCGGTCTCATTTCCGGCCTCTTCGTTGTTCAGGATGTCAAACTCGTCCGTCTCATCAGCGACAAGCTCAATCGACGAGTTCAACTTAAACTTGGAAAACCGCGCGTCCGCCTCAGCCCGGTCAGCGTTACGCTTCCTTCTTTCATCAGTGTAGTAGAACGACACTTCGCCGAGAAATTGCGACGACTCTCTGATGCGGTACAGCCAAGTGCTCAAGTCCGTCTTGACTGCTTCTCGGATCTGATCCTGGGTCTGCGGCACCGACTTCTCAATTAAGTTCGCAATCTTGAACCGACCGATCTCTTTGAGGTGAATGGTTTGCAGTTCATCCAGGGCGCGCAAAGCCGCATAGTAATTCTTGTCCCGTAGCATGTCTTGGACCTGGTTCGCTATTCTCAGGACGTTCAGACACGCATTAAGCGCTTGTGTAGCTTCATTGATGTTCTGGCGTACGCCGCGAGAGTCGACTAGCGCTTTCTTCTGGGTAGCTAGCTTCTCGATACTCTCCTGAATGGACTCGTTCAACTGCAGAATCTCTCCGCTCATTTGCACAGTTTGGTCCCGGATACGGAGCATGGAATCAACGGAGCTCACAAAGTCTTGATGGTTCGCGTTACACATTCGCTCAATTTCTGCTTCTCGGTCATTGGAGAATTGATCGAAAGCTAGTTGTAGTTGGTTCGAGTAGCGCGCATCTTTCATGATAGGAATCAGCTGGTCGATGTAGTCGGACCCCACCGATGACTGGGAGATCTTTCACATGTCAGCACATATAGACTTTTGATGCGCCAAACGTATGTCATTACTTGTTTGATCGCTATCCGTAGGTCATCACCCGTGTCTATTGCGGAGGGCATGATGACAGCTGTCGCAAGCGCTGTGCGCGCCCAGGTCCGAGAGAATTATCCGAAAGCAGTCCTTAAGCTGTGTGGAGTAATGCGATGTATTTTCCTCGAAATGCTGATGTCGTGCTTTGTTGGACGTCGGTGTTGATACCGTGGAACCGTACCTGGCGCATTGGTAAGTCTAAGATGGAAACAGCCTAGATCGACACAGCCGCGCGCGCATCATCACGTGTCTGTAGGGCTGCGACGTCCCGCCTTTTTGTCCGTGCTTGGCCCCGAAGTTCGCTTTGTGGCGGGAGTGCAGCGATGACGGAGTTCAGCGGGGTATTCATCGGACTCAAAATCAATTTGTTGGTAGCTCTCCCGACCTATAACTTCTACCACAAATCTGATCTTGAGAAGTAATCCCAGATCAACACAAAATGGAGGCAATCATTAGTGAGTTGGGTATGTTTGCCAATTGAGCATTCGCTGACCGATACAGACAAGTTCGAGACTGTTCTCGGTGGTGTCAACTCTACCGGAAAGTGAGTGCAGCTGCAGGAAAGCGTGTGAGGATTAAGCTGACAAGTTTCCAGGTCGGTTCTGCTGCTCGGTGCTGGCTTCGTCACTCGCCCGACTGCTGAGATCCTCGGCAAGTCTGGTGTCAAGGTCATCGTTGCCTGCAGGACTATCGAGAAGGCACAGGCTCTGGCCAAGGGCATTCCCAACTCACAGGCCATCAGCGTAAGACAGCTCATTGTACCATCTTCAGCAGCGGGCACTGACTCCACCAGCTCGACGTCAACGACGCTGAGGCTCTCGACGCCGAGGTCGCCAAGATCGACGTCGTCATCAGCTTGATCCCCTACACTTTCCACGCCACGGTAATCAAGTCGGCCATccgcaagaagaagaatgtCGTCACAACTTCATACGTTTCGCCCGCGATGATGGAGCTCGATGCTCAGGCCAAGGAGGCCGGTATCACCGTCATGAACGAGATTGGCCTCGACCCAGGTCTTGACCACTTGTCTGCTGTCATCACCATCGACGACGTCCACAAGGAGGGCGGCAAGATCATCTCCTTCAAGTCGTACTGCGGTGGTCTGCCCGCACCCGAGTCCTCGGACAACCCGCTCGGTTACAAGTTCTCCTGGAGCTCCCGTGGTGTCCTGCTGGCGCTGAGGAACGCTGCCAGCTACTACGAGGACGGCAAGGTCAAGAACGTCGAGGGACCCGAGCTCATGGCTGAGGCCAAGCCGTACTTCATCTACCCCGGCTACGCTTTCGTCGCCTACCCCAACCGTGACTCCACCCCCTACAAGGAGCGCTACAACATCCCCGAGGCCCAGACCATCGTCCGCGGTACTCTCCGCTACCAGGGCTTCCCCGAGTACATCAAGACCCTTGTCGACATCGGCTTCCTTGTCGAGGACGAGAAGGACTTCCTCAAGGAGGGCGAGGTTCGCACATGGAAGGATGCCACAGCCAAGATTGTCGGCGCATCGAGCGACAAGAAGGAGGACATTGTCTGGGCCATCAGCTCGCGCCACAAATTCCCCTCCACCGAGGAGAAGGAGCGCATCGTCGCCGGTCTCGAATGGATCGGTCTCTTTTCTGACGAGAAGATCATCCCCCGCGCCAACCCTCTCGACACACTCTGCGCGACCCTCGAGAAGAAGATGCAGTACGAGAAGGACGAGCGCGACTTCGTCATGCTGCAGCACAGGTTCGAGATTGAGAACAAGGACGGCAGCAAGGTCATCCGCACATCGACGCTCGCCGACTACGGTGACCCCAAGGGCTACTCCTCCATGGCCAAGCTGGTCGGTGTTCCCTGCGCGGTTGCCGTGCAGCAGGTGCTTGACGGCACAATCAAGGAGAAGGGTATCCTTGCGCCCATGGACCCAGCCATCTGCAGGCCGCTCCTGAAGGTTCTCGAGGACAAGTACAACATCCGCTTCCGCGAGAAGACCGTTGCTGCATAAGGCACGGCGTTCTGATGGGACGTGTTTGGAATCATAGAATGCAGATTCCAAGGGCACTCGTAGCGTAGACAAAAGCATCTCACCTTCGCGCCCATCAGCATCTCACTGCAGCACTCGTGATTCGTGGTCATTTTGTTCGTACGTTGGTATATGTGCTGTGCGATTTGTGATCAATTCCTCCAGCATTCATCCTAGTCCAACCCCCCAGTCGGCGGCAGCGTCTTGTTCCCAGCAGCCGGGTTCTTCGCGCCACCGCCCATGCTCCCACCAAACATGCTCCCCAGCATATCAAACATGGGGTTCCCCTGCTTCGGTATCCTGATGCCAAAGTACATCTCGCCAATCTGATCCAGTGCCTCGTCCCAATTCACCTCCTTCAGGTGCGCAGCGTAGTGGCTCTTCAGCTGGCGGTACAGACTCGAATCGCCGCGCTCGACACTCAGCAGCAACAGGCCGAGGAAGTTGAGCAGCGGGAGGGACGGGTAGACCCGCAGGTCTGAGGCTGAGGTCGAGACTTGCTGCGTCTGCAGCCCGGGCTTGCTGGACAGGCGCGAGGtgaagagcaggaagaaCTTGTTCGCTGCGCGCAGATTGCCGGCGAGGAGGTAGGGCAGTGCGCCGCGCGCCGCGTAGAGCGGCGCTGTGTGCGAGTCGTCGGCGGTGTACCAGGCGAATTCGAGGTTGGCGAGCACTTCGGCCGAGTCTTTTGTGCCGAGGACGAGGTGGCGCTCTGCGTCGTATGGCTCGAGCTCTAGGTGTGGTGCGTCAGTTCACAATGTCGTTTTCTTGGTGCTGAAACGTACCCTCTGCAAATGCGCTGCCAGCGACATGGTGGATTTCTGGATCGCCGGCCGGGTATTCGCCGTATTTTGCGCTCCAGCCTACCATCTCGGCGACGAACTTCTTCTTTGTCGGCTCGTTTGCGGGGAATGCGCGGAGGAGACTCAGCAGCTTGCCTTTGCTGCTGGCGTCGGGCTTGGTCTCGCTCTTGTTGAACACATCGAGCAGGAATATGCACAAGTCGCCGCCAGAGCCGCCTTGGCCTGCTCGTAGCAGAGACTGTGCGCCACGGAAGAGGATGTCGGTGGCAGAGGCCCAGTCAGAAGCTTTGGTGTAGCGCGATGCGATCACGCGGAGTTGTTGGTGGGCTTCATAGTACTGGCCTTCAGCAATCCTGTGTACGTTAGTAGAAGCTGGGAAGCCGGGACCAAGGAGCCAACCTTTCCTTCTGTCGCTGAATCGTCTTTTCGATCTTGGCCGACATGTTGAAGGTTTAGAGGATCACAGGCGTAGTGGTGCCGTGTTGGTAGTGCACAGCTGTGATGTTGATGTCGAGCCGCAATGACGCACGGTGGACCCCGCTAAGACAGCTCCAGTCCAGACGGGCGTCTGCACAGCAGTCTACCACCATCTTCAATACCACACACGCAACGAAGGACCAGATGAACACGAAGCTCATCCACTATACTGGATACGATGATTGAATGGCCTTGAGCACTCTGAATGAGCAAAAACACCGTGCGCGACCTCAtccaacagcagcagcgacaCACCAGCGCCCTTCACCACCAGACGACCACCTattttttttattttttttcCAAGCCCACAGCGAGAGCAAAAAGAGCGAATGCATCGAACGGGAATCGAACCCATGCCTAAAGAAAGTCCGTCTATGGCAAGATGGGAAGCTTCAATTCTACCCCTAAACTATCGATGCGCGTTATCAGATTGGGAGAGGACGAAATGGCCGACTGATATTGCGACTCGTTTCGTCTGGACCCTCTTTGGATCAGAAACACCATGATTTAGGCTTCAGGCAGTCAGGAAGTGTACACGGTGTAAGCTGACATGTGAGGTAAGAAGCGGGGCGAATGGATCGAACTACCCCTCACTCGAAGGTGGACAAAGCCGGGGCGAATGGACGTCTGCCTAAGGCTGACTTCAAGACAACACTGACGCACATCAGCCCTATCGTACGCTATCTCAAACACTCTTTCTGCCTCAGTGAAGACGCCTGAGCCGTTCGGCCTACGCCATTTGACTTTGCCTCTGAAAGCAGCGATATTGTTCGTACCAGTATCAGCTACGACTCCTCCACGGAAGTCTTGTTGGACTCGACATACAATACCTCTCTAAACTACCTGGCCTGCACCCTCCTCCTTGTAAGGCAGTCCAGCTCTGATACGACTTGGCCGTGATATGAAAGGGAGTATGACCAAATAGAAGCTTGGCAAACGCAGAATCGCAAAGATGAACCATGTCTTGCCATCCAGACCCCCGTATCAGTAATGAAGATTTACGACACTGAGATGCCGAACACAACCCCAGTCTGCACCTTGGCTTTGAATCCAGCGGTGGGTGATTCACCCCGGTCTAACGAGTGAAGCATGAGTGACGGAGAATGGTGGTGGTAAACCAGAATTGAGAGCGGCAGCCAGGTTCACAGGAAGAGTGCAGCCAGTCAAATAGCAGATCCGTGCTGTGAAAAGTTCACGAATCTTACCTTCGTGCACTGATGTTGTGCTAGAAGAGGCTGGCAGCAGCAAGTGACAGGTGAAGATGGCGCCACCAACTGTCCAGGGCGTCGACAATCTTCCTGCCTACGACAATCACGGCTATTATGGATTAACACCCTCTGGGTTTAGTTGCCGTTTAATTACCATTTGCTGTGAGGTCTGCAGTCGTGGCTTCGCAAGCTTGACTAGAAGAAGATTCAGCATTGAACAAGTGCGACGAAGATGAAAACTCAATCGTCAGCAGATCAATCTCATGCACTCGTCCCGATTTGAACACTACACTACCTTCAACACCAGCGGCAGGACGGGTTCCACCGGCCAAGTATGCGTCCTCTTATACGCCGTTCCAAACAAGCACTTCCGACAACCCACCGTCTCTTTTCGCTCCTCCACAGGGCTGTGTATTACTAGCAGCGTAGCTTTAGTAGGTAGTGTAGAAAAGCACAGTGTAGCTTTAAACGAGTGTATTTTgtctactatatctagatagCAGCTTCCAGGTATGTCCTGTCCCCTAGCGCTAGCTTGTACGCGTCTCCTAGTTTTCCCTGCGCCGATGCTCTAGAAAGAAGGCTTAGCGTTCTGGAGCAGCATCTCGAAGTAGGCCTGGTTCCACTGTCCGGCCTCGGGGCTGGGCTTGAAGCTCTCTTCCTTGCCGCAGAAGGAGTCGTAGCGGGTCGCCGAGGAGTCGCTGGTGCCGTCGCTCTCGCCGCCGGGCTTGACCCAGACAAACGAGTCGACAAGCGTGCTGCCCGTGCTGGTCGTGGGTCGCACACCGAAGCCGGCACCCTTGATGTTGCACCAGTTACCCCACTCCTTGCGCAGGCCCTGCACGGCATTGCGGGCGGTGTCGACGATGGCCTGGGACGGCATGCCCGCGGCCTTGAGGTAGGGCGCGAAGAGCTCGATGTAGGCCTTCTCGTTCTGCCCCTTGTTGTACTGGGCGTCGGGGGTGTTGGAGAACTCGCCGGGGGTTAAGTCGAAGGCGTTCCACCCGGCCACGTTTGTGGAGATGCCGCGGAGGGACTTGGGCTTGCCGGCGGCAATGTAGGCGTCGGCAAGGACTTGGGCGCCAGGCTCTGGGTGATGGTTAGTGAGAAGAACGAGGCAGCTAGCGTGAGACGTACTAAGGTTGTCGTTCCAGCCCAGCCAGCCGCCGTGGCCAGCATCAATGTACATGGCTACATTGGGGAGGTTGAGCGACTTGAGCGCGTATGCGACACCTTCGCGGTAACCAGCGGCGGAAGCCTGGCATGGGGCGAGGTTGATGTTGGTGACGAGGTTGGGGAGGGAGTCGGGCTCAATGATCAGGGAGATGGCGACCTTGGGGTACTTCTTGATGATGGCGACGATGGCTATGGTTGTCAGTGACGGAATGGAGTGGTTTCCGGTGGGAGACATACGGTCAATGTACTGTGTCTTGTAGACATCAATCTGGCCAACGGCGAGTTCTCCGTTCGAGGCCTTGGCGGCACAGTCACGGCCGGGGAGGTTGTAGATGACAAGAGCAGCGATCTGGTTGCAACCGACGTTCTTGATAGCGTCCTCGACGGAAGCGATCTTGGCTCGGGTGTCGCTGGATGCATGTCAGCAGGGTCGCGTTGTAGAAGCGATGCACACTTACATCCAGAGGTAAGTTCCCACCTGGGCCACCTTGGTGGCTTTCGCCTTCAATGCGCTGTCGGTGATGGAAGCAGCCGCAGAGACGACCTCGGACGAGTAGAACTTGTTGGCATAGATCGAGCGTCCTGCGAAGGGGTTGCCGGACAGGGTGACTGCTGTTGCGCACGCACCTGCCGCCTGGCGGGCGGTGATGGGACCCTGCTCGGTAGGCGTGGGGACGGCGAAGACGCCAGTGAGGGCGGATGCCAGCAAGGCAGTCAAGGTGAGCTTCATGTTGGCGGGAGGCAGATGAGCGAAGATGTTGAAGTGTGGTCGTCAGCATGTCGGGACCATTGGAATCCCTTTTATATCCATCGAGGCTCGCCATCCAGTATACAGT encodes:
- a CDS encoding Cellulose 1,4-beta-cellobiosidase (non-reducing end) — encoded protein: MKLTLTALLASALTGVFAVPTPTEQGPITARQAAGACATAVTLSGNPFAGRSIYANKFYSSEVVSAAASITDSALKAKATKVAQVGTYLWIDTRAKIASVEDAIKNVGCNQIAALVIYNLPGRDCAAKASNGELAVGQIDVYKTQYIDPIVAIIKKYPKVAISLIIEPDSLPNLVTNINLAPCQASAAGYREGVAYALKSLNLPNVAMYIDAGHGGWLGWNDNLKPGAQVLADAYIAAGKPKSLRGISTNVAGWNAFDLTPGEFSNTPDAQYNKGQNEKAYIELFAPYLKAAGMPSQAIVDTARNAVQGLRKEWGNWCNIKGAGFGVRPTTSTGSTLVDSFVWVKPGGESDGTSDSSATRYDSFCGKEESFKPSPEAGQWNQAYFEMLLQNAKPSF
- a CDS encoding Rab GTPase-binding exocyst subunit S15, which gives rise to MNDLLLTLFSKYSELLKQRFSDDFLEIVQTDDYMPMPINSHEEYDKVVSVSWYTPDKSPEELTFPCVLPFSQMYPLCCIDIRNFLNQIYLFSDDYFQKSTIIDETLRTALDDLLCQKVCQSLIDRLSSQYPGQIVQILTNLEHFETACVELQDLLFQARSSPSSASPIILSATDKFSKAKRQASDRIFELVNSKIDDLIETAEYDWMASKPATEPSEYMLELTRYLSNIMSSVLLALPTDVKEFIYFDALSHASTAILALTLDESVKRITPSAVASLATDTQYLVSFVESLGNPILMENLDELTQTVALMGTDDGLEFYDISQRNKKYGKVDQLKGAILLEKCQEGAQVAAQSPTKSAPSERFGTLGSRFGLGRN
- a CDS encoding decapping endonuclease targeting mRNA; translation: MADSTQSPAPSTLPKPLSPAREDESNSPPRKRPRTKAPPRMATSNPAVVDFAREPSPPALPRDTSTYSSEVYRFPIQPLSRFQGASASIKRPREVAHFSYDDNHEYRDDESSINYYIPPPVGADLKEGFDTFNHYEDKEDPHLDSLLRALIHKESKHVEESPVKADFATWRGMMTKIMTAPYDNFAEFNMFATLHDGTIYMEEDFAARAASRAAESSRPPPRHQHPDQQSQAMMAYWGYKFETLSLIPTPPATTPPDQIRKHQQSTTSNHAQHCSIVHTSFGPHSLLLGGEVDGLLAPKPINSDTPIPWVELKTAEELPPPARQQHRDVIKFERKLLKFWAQSFLLGVPKIVVGFRSKSGILRGLQTFNTHELPGMVRRGTACWDGNVCINFAAEFLAWLKETVKEGGVYSVVLRKKGGVIEVRRVGDGTGGIVSEEYLAWRKKQESRDHRGGGEQQATATTKDDEPKAELPV
- a CDS encoding Rab GTPase-binding exocyst subunit S15; this encodes MPSAIDTGDDLRIAIKQISQSSVGSDYIDQLIPIMKDARYSNQLQLAFDQFSNDREAEIERMCNANHQDFVSSVDSMLRIRDQTVQMSGEILQLNESIQESIEKLATQKKALVDSRGVRQNINEATQALNACLNVLRIANQVQDMLRDKNYYAALRALDELQTIHLKEIGRFKIANLIEKSVPQTQDQIREAVKTDLSTWLYRIRESSQFLGEVSFYYTDERRKRNADRAEADARFSKFKLNSSIELVADETDEFDILNNEEAGNETDFSPLFEAMHINETLGKSDQFKAEYAADRRTQKDLIIPSKLNLLQDECDDLSSLLESIAGFAIIEKATMAKTTNLRQQADVDELWDSMCQSAIKLITESLPTIESDELLLKIKGRIALFMLTMEASAYTTFTPTSADNV
- a CDS encoding saccharopine dehydrogenase (NADP+, L-glutamate-forming) — protein: MEAIINKFETVLGGVNSTGKSVLLLGAGFVTRPTAEILGKSGVKVIVACRTIEKAQALAKGIPNSQAISLDVNDAEALDAEVAKIDVVISLIPYTFHATVIKSAIRKKKNVVTTSYVSPAMMELDAQAKEAGITVMNEIGLDPGLDHLSAVITIDDVHKEGGKIISFKSYCGGLPAPESSDNPLGYKFSWSSRGVLLALRNAASYYEDGKVKNVEGPELMAEAKPYFIYPGYAFVAYPNRDSTPYKERYNIPEAQTIVRGTLRYQGFPEYIKTLVDIGFLVEDEKDFLKEGEVRTWKDATAKIVGASSDKKEDIVWAISSRHKFPSTEEKERIVAGLEWIGLFSDEKIIPRANPLDTLCATLEKKMQYEKDERDFVMLQHRFEIENKDGSKVIRTSTLADYGDPKGYSSMAKLVGVPCAVAVQQVLDGTIKEKGILAPMDPAICRPLLKVLEDKYNIRFREKTVAA